The following coding sequences are from one Streptomyces sp. NBC_01232 window:
- the tyrS gene encoding tyrosine--tRNA ligase: protein MTDIVDELKWRGLFAQSTDEEALRKAFADGPVTFYCGFDPTAASLHVGHLVQVLTVRRLQQAGNRPLALVGGATGQIGDPRPTAERTLNDPETIANWVTRLRTQIEPFLSFEGENAALMVNNLDWTAGMSAIEFLRDIGKHFRVNKMLTKDSVAKRLDSDQGISYTEFSYQLLQGMDFLELYRRYGCVLQQGGSDQWGNLTAGLDLIHRVEAGAVVHALATPLMVKADGTKFGKSESGAVWLDPEMTTPYAFYQFWLNVDDRDISTYMRILSFKSREELEALEAQTAERPQARAAQRALAEELTTLVHGADQCAAVIAASKALFGQGDLAELDEATLAAALSELPHAKVAELGLVVDLLAETGLVASKSAGRRTVKEGGAYVNNAKVTAEDAVPAVEELLHGRWLVLRRGKKNLAAVEVTGA from the coding sequence GTGACTGACATCGTCGACGAACTGAAGTGGCGCGGGCTCTTCGCCCAGTCCACCGACGAAGAAGCGCTGCGAAAGGCCTTCGCGGACGGTCCGGTCACCTTCTATTGCGGCTTCGACCCGACCGCGGCCTCGCTGCACGTGGGGCACCTGGTCCAGGTGCTCACCGTGCGCCGGCTCCAGCAGGCCGGGAACCGGCCGCTGGCGCTGGTCGGCGGGGCCACGGGACAGATCGGCGACCCGCGACCGACGGCCGAGCGGACCCTGAACGACCCGGAGACGATCGCGAACTGGGTGACGCGCCTGCGCACCCAGATCGAGCCGTTCCTGTCGTTCGAGGGCGAGAACGCGGCCCTCATGGTGAACAACCTGGACTGGACGGCGGGCATGTCCGCCATCGAGTTCCTGCGGGACATCGGCAAGCACTTCCGGGTCAACAAGATGCTGACGAAGGACTCGGTCGCCAAGCGGCTCGACTCCGACCAGGGCATCAGCTACACGGAGTTCAGCTACCAGCTGCTCCAGGGCATGGACTTCCTGGAGCTGTACCGGCGCTACGGCTGCGTGCTGCAGCAGGGCGGCTCCGACCAGTGGGGCAACCTGACGGCAGGGCTCGACCTGATCCACCGGGTCGAGGCGGGCGCGGTCGTGCACGCGCTGGCGACCCCGCTGATGGTCAAGGCGGACGGCACCAAGTTCGGCAAGTCCGAGAGCGGGGCCGTGTGGCTCGACCCGGAGATGACCACGCCTTACGCGTTCTACCAGTTCTGGCTGAACGTGGACGACCGGGACATCTCCACCTACATGCGGATCCTGTCGTTCAAGTCCCGCGAGGAGCTGGAGGCGCTGGAGGCGCAGACCGCCGAGCGGCCGCAGGCGCGCGCCGCCCAGCGGGCGCTGGCCGAGGAGCTGACCACGCTCGTGCACGGCGCCGACCAGTGCGCCGCGGTCATCGCCGCGTCGAAGGCGCTGTTCGGCCAGGGCGACCTGGCCGAGCTGGACGAGGCCACGCTCGCCGCGGCCCTGTCCGAGCTGCCGCACGCCAAGGTGGCGGAGCTCGGCCTCGTGGTGGACCTGCTCGCGGAGACCGGCCTGGTCGCGAGCAAGTCGGCCGGCCGCCGGACCGTGAAGGAGGGCGGCGCCTACGTGAACAACGCGAAGGTCACCGCCGAGGACGCGGTCCCCGCCGTGGAGGAGCTGCTGCACGGGCGCTGGCTGGTGCTGCGCCGGGGCAAGAAGAACCTGGCTGCGGTGGAGGTCACCGGCGCCTGA
- a CDS encoding GlsB/YeaQ/YmgE family stress response membrane protein: MGWLWAIIVGFVLGLIAKAILPGKQHQPLWLTTLFGIAGAVLGNAVATWIGVGETKGIDWTRHLLQIVGAVLVVGLGEMMYGAIKGKRQMT; encoded by the coding sequence ATGGGTTGGTTGTGGGCGATCATCGTCGGTTTCGTGCTGGGGCTGATAGCCAAGGCCATCCTGCCGGGCAAGCAGCACCAGCCGCTGTGGCTGACCACCCTCTTCGGCATCGCCGGTGCCGTCCTCGGCAATGCGGTGGCCACCTGGATCGGCGTCGGCGAGACCAAGGGCATCGACTGGACCCGGCACCTGCTGCAGATCGTCGGGGCGGTCCTCGTCGTCGGACTCGGCGAGATGATGTACGGAGCGATCAAGGGGAAGCGGCAGATGACGTGA
- a CDS encoding DUF3099 domain-containing protein yields MGLAEDVRGRQRRYVISMAVRTLSVIATVLLWNVQRPVAVVTLVAGALLPYVAVVIANAGRESTPSLPSHFVPAPVRPVLDAGNLKKSSDQS; encoded by the coding sequence ATGGGTCTCGCCGAGGACGTGCGGGGCCGTCAGCGCCGGTACGTGATCTCGATGGCGGTCAGGACCCTGTCGGTCATCGCCACCGTGCTGTTGTGGAACGTGCAGCGCCCGGTGGCCGTCGTGACGCTCGTGGCCGGCGCCCTGCTCCCGTACGTGGCCGTGGTCATCGCCAACGCGGGGCGCGAGTCGACGCCCTCGCTGCCTTCGCACTTCGTACCGGCCCCGGTACGCCCGGTTCTGGACGCCGGAAACCTCAAGAAAAGCTCAGATCAATCATGA
- the moaA gene encoding GTP 3',8-cyclase MoaA, translating into MLLDTYGRVATDLRVSLTDKCNLRCTYCMPEEGLQWLGKSDLLSDDEIVRLIRIAVTQLGITEVRFTGGEPLLRPGLVGIVEQCAALEPRPRMSLTTNGIGLKRTAQALKAAGLDRVNVSLDTLRPEVFKTLTRRDRHKDVIEGMAAARDAGLTPVKVNAVLMPGLNDDEAPDLLAWAVENEYELRFIEQMPLDAQHGWKRDGMITAGDILESLRTRFTLTEEGAAERGSAPAERWVVDGGPATVGVIASVTRPFCGACDRTRLTADGQVRTCLFATEESDLRAALRSGAPDEEIARLWKVAMWGKKAGSGLDDPSFLQPDRPMSAIGG; encoded by the coding sequence GTGCTTCTCGATACCTACGGCCGCGTGGCCACTGACCTGCGCGTCTCACTGACCGACAAGTGCAACCTGCGTTGCACCTACTGCATGCCCGAAGAAGGGCTGCAGTGGCTCGGCAAGTCGGACCTGCTCAGTGACGACGAGATCGTCCGGCTGATCCGCATCGCGGTCACGCAGCTCGGGATCACCGAGGTCCGGTTCACCGGCGGCGAGCCGCTGCTGCGCCCCGGCCTGGTCGGGATCGTCGAGCAGTGCGCGGCCCTGGAGCCCCGCCCCAGGATGTCGCTGACCACCAACGGCATCGGCCTGAAGCGCACCGCGCAGGCCCTGAAGGCCGCGGGCCTGGACCGGGTGAACGTCTCCCTGGACACCCTGCGGCCCGAGGTCTTCAAGACCCTCACCCGCCGCGACCGCCACAAGGACGTCATCGAGGGCATGGCCGCGGCCCGCGACGCCGGCCTCACCCCCGTCAAGGTGAACGCCGTGCTCATGCCCGGCCTCAACGACGACGAGGCCCCCGACCTGCTGGCCTGGGCCGTGGAGAACGAGTACGAGCTCCGCTTCATCGAGCAGATGCCCCTCGACGCCCAGCACGGCTGGAAGCGCGACGGCATGATCACCGCTGGGGACATCCTGGAGTCCCTGCGCACCCGCTTCACACTCACCGAGGAGGGCGCCGCCGAGCGCGGCTCCGCCCCGGCCGAGCGCTGGGTGGTCGACGGGGGCCCGGCCACCGTCGGCGTCATCGCCTCGGTCACCCGCCCGTTCTGCGGCGCCTGCGACCGTACGCGGCTCACGGCCGACGGCCAGGTACGTACGTGCCTGTTCGCGACCGAGGAGTCGGACCTGCGCGCCGCCCTGCGCTCGGGCGCCCCGGACGAGGAGATCGCCCGGCTGTGGAAGGTCGCGATGTGGGGCAAGAAGGCCGGGTCCGGTCTCGACGACCCGTCCTTCCTGCAGCCCGACCGCCCGATGTCGGCGATCGGCGGCTGA
- a CDS encoding solute symporter family protein: MSSTLPLTTLAAGASEHRPLIITLFGLFVVATLVITVWAGRQTKGAADFYAGGRQFTGFQNGLAISGDYMSAASFLGIAGAIALFGYDGFLYSIGFLVAWLVALLLVAEPLRNSGRYTMGDVLAYRMRQRPVRTAAGTSTIVVSIFYLLAQMAGAGVLVSLLLGITSDGGKVAVVALVGVLMIVYVTIGGMKGTTWVQMIKAVLLIAGALLITFLVLVKFNFNISDLLGKAAENSGQGAKLLEPGLKYGKDSTSKLDFISLGLALVLGTAGLPHILIRFYTVPTAQAARKSVLWAIGIIGGFYLMTIALGFGAAALLDRDEIIKSNKAGNTAAPLLAQAVGGGPDSTGGAILLAVISAVAFATILAVVAGLTLASSSSFAHDLYANVIRKGKATEKEEMRAARWSTVVIGAVAIGLGALARDLNVAGLVALAFAVAASANLPTILYSLFWKRFTTQGALWSIYGGLISAVGLVLFSPVVSGKPTSMFKDADFFWFPLENPGIISIPLGFLLGWLGTVLTKEKADPQKFAELEVRSLTGTGAH, encoded by the coding sequence ATGAGCAGCACGCTCCCGCTGACGACGCTCGCCGCGGGCGCCTCCGAGCACCGCCCGCTGATCATCACCCTGTTCGGGCTGTTCGTCGTCGCCACCCTGGTCATCACCGTCTGGGCCGGCCGCCAGACCAAGGGCGCCGCCGACTTCTACGCGGGCGGCCGCCAGTTCACCGGCTTCCAGAACGGCCTCGCCATCTCCGGCGACTACATGTCCGCCGCGTCCTTCCTCGGCATCGCCGGAGCCATCGCCCTCTTCGGCTACGACGGCTTCCTCTACTCCATCGGCTTCCTCGTCGCCTGGCTGGTCGCCCTGCTGCTCGTCGCCGAACCGCTGCGCAACTCCGGCCGCTACACGATGGGCGACGTCCTCGCGTACCGGATGCGCCAGCGGCCCGTCCGCACCGCCGCCGGCACCTCCACCATCGTGGTCTCGATCTTCTACCTGCTCGCCCAGATGGCCGGCGCCGGCGTGCTCGTCTCGCTGCTCCTGGGCATCACCAGTGACGGCGGCAAGGTGGCCGTCGTCGCGCTGGTCGGCGTACTGATGATCGTCTACGTGACCATCGGAGGCATGAAGGGCACCACCTGGGTTCAGATGATCAAGGCTGTGCTGCTGATCGCGGGCGCTCTGCTGATCACCTTCCTGGTGCTGGTGAAGTTCAACTTCAACATCTCCGACCTTCTCGGCAAGGCCGCCGAGAACAGCGGACAGGGGGCGAAGCTCCTCGAACCAGGGCTCAAGTACGGCAAGGACTCGACCTCCAAGCTTGACTTCATCTCGCTCGGCCTCGCCCTCGTCCTCGGCACCGCAGGACTGCCGCACATCCTGATCCGCTTCTACACGGTGCCCACCGCGCAGGCCGCCCGTAAGTCCGTCCTCTGGGCCATCGGCATCATCGGCGGCTTCTACCTGATGACGATCGCCCTCGGCTTCGGCGCCGCGGCACTGCTCGACCGCGACGAGATCATCAAGTCCAACAAGGCGGGCAACACCGCCGCCCCGCTGCTCGCCCAGGCCGTCGGCGGCGGGCCCGACTCCACCGGCGGCGCCATCCTGCTCGCCGTGATCTCCGCGGTCGCCTTCGCCACCATCCTGGCCGTCGTCGCGGGCCTCACCCTCGCCTCCTCCTCGTCCTTCGCGCACGACCTGTACGCGAACGTGATCCGCAAGGGCAAGGCCACCGAGAAGGAGGAGATGCGCGCGGCCCGCTGGTCCACCGTCGTCATCGGAGCCGTCGCCATCGGCCTCGGTGCGCTGGCCCGCGACCTGAACGTGGCCGGCCTGGTCGCACTCGCCTTCGCGGTCGCCGCCTCCGCGAACCTGCCGACGATCCTCTACAGCCTCTTCTGGAAGCGCTTCACCACCCAGGGCGCGCTCTGGTCGATCTACGGAGGACTGATCTCGGCGGTCGGCCTGGTGCTGTTCTCCCCGGTCGTGTCCGGAAAGCCCACCTCGATGTTCAAGGACGCCGACTTCTTCTGGTTCCCCCTGGAGAACCCGGGCATCATCTCGATCCCCCTGGGCTTCCTGCTGGGCTGGCTGGGAACCGTCCTCACCAAGGAGAAGGCCGACCCCCAGAAGTTCGCCGAGCTGGAGGTGCGCTCCCTCACCGGAACAGGGGCGCACTGA
- a CDS encoding DUF485 domain-containing protein, translating to MTTEAAPPPGSAGTPVAGPTADDYASVQQSAEFAELRSSYRSFAFPLTVAFIAWYLLYVLLSNYAGGFMGTKLFGNINVALVLGLAQFATTFLIAWLYARHAAAKLDPKAEAIKARMEAGE from the coding sequence GTGACCACCGAAGCAGCGCCGCCGCCGGGCAGCGCGGGAACGCCCGTGGCGGGCCCCACCGCCGATGACTACGCGAGCGTCCAGCAGAGCGCCGAGTTCGCCGAACTGCGCAGTTCCTACCGCTCCTTCGCCTTCCCGCTCACCGTGGCCTTCATCGCCTGGTACCTGCTCTACGTCCTGCTGTCCAACTACGCGGGCGGCTTCATGGGGACCAAGCTCTTCGGCAACATCAACGTCGCCCTCGTGCTCGGACTCGCCCAGTTCGCGACGACCTTCCTGATCGCCTGGCTCTACGCGCGCCACGCCGCCGCGAAGCTCGACCCCAAGGCCGAGGCCATCAAGGCACGGATGGAGGCCGGCGAATGA
- a CDS encoding S8 family serine peptidase yields the protein MDQPGSPAPKKRGRALAVPVGLALTASLAFLPAVSASAAPLGTADAATASKADTSGPKLSYVANLNTYATVKAAKKAVERAGGTVVTAYEQIGVVVAHSQNPDFAKQLRAQRGLFVSVGATRTAPMSAVQTTDEGATQQLSAADAAKAAAAAQEGQEPLEPNQWDLRTIKADKAHKINDGSRNVTVGIIDTGVDDTHPDLAPNFSKGQSANCVGGVADTTEGAWRPYADGSDHGTHVAGTIGAARNGIGVSGVAPGVQIAAIKVSEPGTSLFYTEAVVCGFMFAAEKGIEVTNNSYYVDPWLFNCKSDDDQKALVEAIGRATKYAERKGTLHVASAGNSNQDLAADSLVDDTSPNDTTPVPRTIDPKVCLDLPTQLPGVVTVSATGDKGLRSYYSSYGLGVVDVAAPGGDKWQVPETPDANGRVLSTVPGGLYGYKQGTSMAAPHVAGVAALLKSAHPSATPSQLQAMLKAQSTKAACPTQIYDAAGALIDATTCQSKWGQTGYYGYGVIDALKAVK from the coding sequence ATGGATCAGCCGGGGTCACCTGCGCCCAAGAAGCGCGGCCGTGCTCTCGCCGTACCGGTCGGCCTGGCGCTCACCGCTTCGCTCGCCTTCCTGCCCGCGGTCTCGGCCTCGGCCGCCCCGCTGGGAACGGCCGACGCGGCGACGGCATCGAAGGCCGACACCTCCGGCCCCAAGCTGTCGTACGTGGCCAACCTGAACACGTACGCCACGGTGAAGGCGGCGAAGAAGGCCGTCGAGCGGGCCGGTGGAACGGTGGTGACGGCCTATGAGCAGATCGGGGTCGTCGTCGCACACTCCCAGAACCCGGACTTCGCCAAGCAGCTTCGCGCCCAGCGCGGCCTGTTCGTGTCGGTCGGCGCCACCCGGACGGCCCCGATGTCGGCGGTGCAGACCACCGACGAGGGCGCGACCCAGCAGCTGAGCGCGGCGGACGCCGCCAAGGCGGCGGCAGCGGCCCAGGAGGGTCAGGAGCCGCTGGAACCCAACCAGTGGGACCTGCGGACGATCAAGGCCGACAAGGCTCACAAGATCAACGATGGCAGCCGGAACGTCACCGTGGGCATCATCGACACGGGTGTCGACGACACCCACCCCGATCTCGCCCCCAACTTCTCCAAGGGCCAGTCGGCGAACTGCGTGGGCGGCGTCGCCGACACCACCGAGGGCGCCTGGCGCCCGTACGCCGACGGCAGCGACCACGGCACGCACGTGGCCGGCACCATCGGGGCGGCGCGCAACGGGATCGGCGTCAGCGGTGTCGCGCCGGGCGTGCAGATCGCCGCGATCAAGGTGAGCGAGCCCGGGACCAGCCTCTTCTACACCGAGGCGGTCGTCTGCGGCTTCATGTTCGCCGCGGAGAAGGGGATCGAGGTGACCAACAACAGCTACTACGTCGACCCCTGGCTCTTCAACTGCAAGTCCGACGACGACCAGAAGGCGCTGGTGGAGGCCATCGGCCGGGCCACCAAGTACGCCGAGCGCAAGGGCACGCTCCACGTGGCCTCGGCGGGCAACTCCAACCAGGACCTGGCGGCCGACTCCCTCGTCGACGACACCAGCCCGAACGACACCACGCCGGTGCCCCGCACCATAGACCCGAAGGTCTGCCTGGACCTGCCCACGCAGCTGCCGGGTGTGGTCACCGTCTCTGCGACCGGCGACAAGGGCCTGCGCTCGTACTACTCCAGCTACGGCCTCGGGGTCGTGGACGTCGCCGCCCCCGGCGGCGACAAGTGGCAGGTCCCGGAGACCCCGGACGCCAACGGGCGCGTGCTCTCGACCGTCCCGGGCGGGCTCTACGGCTACAAGCAGGGCACCTCGATGGCCGCCCCGCACGTGGCGGGCGTCGCGGCGCTGCTCAAGAGCGCCCACCCGTCGGCCACGCCTTCGCAGCTCCAGGCGATGCTCAAGGCCCAGTCGACGAAGGCGGCCTGCCCGACGCAGATTTACGACGCCGCGGGCGCCCTGATCGACGCCACCACCTGCCAGAGCAAGTGGGGCCAGACCGGCTACTACGGCTACGGCGTGATCGACGCGCTCAAGGCCGTGAAGTAA
- a CDS encoding zinc-dependent alcohol dehydrogenase family protein codes for MRATVIHAPHDIRVEEVPDAAIQRPEDAVVRVLRACICGSDLWAYRGEAARQPGQRIGHEFLGIVEETGSAVSGLRAGDLVVAPFMWSDGTCEYCVEGLFTSCDHGGFWGSVGHDGGQGEAVRVPHADGTLVKLPAEAVSDDHLLTGLLALSDVMGTGHHAALGAGVREGSTVAVVGDGAVGLCGVLAAKRLGAERIIALGRHTARTDIAKLFGATDVVAERGEAAEAAVRELTGGRGAHAVIEAVGTEQSMRTAVNITRDGGSVGYVGVPHGSGTGLDLGVMFDRNITLRGGVAPVRAYIPELLADVLGGVIDPAPVFDRAVSLDEVPAGYRAMDDRSALKVMIKP; via the coding sequence ATGCGCGCCACCGTCATCCACGCCCCGCACGACATACGCGTGGAGGAGGTGCCCGACGCTGCGATCCAGCGCCCCGAGGACGCCGTCGTCCGCGTCCTGCGTGCCTGTATCTGCGGCAGCGACCTGTGGGCCTACCGCGGCGAGGCCGCGCGTCAGCCCGGCCAGCGCATCGGCCACGAGTTCCTCGGCATCGTCGAGGAGACCGGCTCCGCCGTGTCGGGCCTGCGCGCCGGCGACCTGGTCGTCGCGCCCTTCATGTGGTCGGACGGCACCTGCGAGTACTGCGTCGAGGGGCTGTTCACCTCCTGCGACCACGGCGGCTTCTGGGGCTCGGTCGGCCACGACGGAGGCCAGGGCGAGGCCGTCCGCGTCCCGCACGCCGACGGCACCCTGGTGAAGCTGCCCGCCGAGGCCGTCTCCGACGACCACCTGCTGACCGGGCTGCTCGCACTGTCCGACGTCATGGGCACCGGCCACCACGCGGCGCTGGGCGCCGGCGTCCGCGAGGGCTCCACCGTCGCCGTCGTCGGCGACGGCGCGGTCGGCCTGTGCGGCGTCCTCGCCGCCAAGCGGCTGGGCGCCGAGCGGATCATCGCACTGGGCCGCCACACCGCCCGTACCGACATCGCCAAGCTCTTCGGGGCCACCGACGTCGTCGCCGAGCGCGGCGAGGCCGCCGAGGCGGCCGTGCGCGAGCTCACCGGCGGCCGGGGCGCGCACGCGGTCATCGAGGCGGTCGGTACCGAGCAGTCCATGCGCACCGCCGTGAACATCACCCGCGACGGCGGGTCCGTCGGCTACGTCGGCGTCCCGCACGGCAGCGGCACCGGCCTGGACCTCGGTGTCATGTTCGACCGCAACATCACCCTGCGCGGGGGCGTGGCCCCGGTCCGCGCGTACATCCCGGAGCTGCTGGCGGACGTGCTCGGCGGCGTGATCGATCCGGCGCCCGTCTTCGACCGGGCGGTGTCCCTGGACGAGGTCCCGGCCGGCTACCGGGCGATGGACGACCGCAGCGCGCTCAAGGTGATGATCAAGCCGTGA
- a CDS encoding lysoplasmalogenase — translation MSTADSTAGSTAESAGRPAPSWVADRESAGGSRIGRLALVAFAVAAAVDLVSLLAGWHLGHVIAKPLLMPLLVTHMATRGAPRLLLAALLFGWGGDLALLFDAEAAFLIGMGSFAVGHVCYLVLFGKRPANPLLGGAYLLALLGTVALLWSDLPADLRIPVAGYSLLLTAMAFRSSALGLRAGIGGALFLLSDTLIASGVAEWPQLPRPDFWIMATYLAAQYLLATGSTDREAGVR, via the coding sequence GTGAGCACCGCAGACAGCACGGCCGGCAGCACCGCCGAGTCCGCGGGCCGGCCCGCCCCCTCCTGGGTCGCCGACCGCGAGAGCGCCGGCGGGTCGCGCATCGGCCGCCTCGCCCTCGTGGCCTTCGCCGTGGCCGCAGCCGTCGACCTCGTCTCGCTGCTGGCCGGCTGGCACCTCGGCCACGTCATCGCCAAGCCGCTGCTGATGCCGCTGCTGGTGACCCACATGGCCACCCGCGGCGCACCCCGCCTGCTGCTCGCCGCCCTGCTCTTCGGCTGGGGCGGTGACCTCGCCCTGCTCTTCGACGCCGAGGCCGCCTTCCTCATCGGCATGGGCTCCTTCGCCGTCGGGCACGTCTGCTACCTCGTCCTCTTCGGCAAGCGGCCCGCGAACCCGCTGCTCGGGGGCGCGTACCTGCTCGCGCTCCTCGGCACCGTCGCCCTGCTGTGGTCCGACCTGCCGGCCGACCTGCGGATCCCCGTGGCCGGATACAGCCTGCTGCTCACCGCCATGGCGTTCCGCTCCAGCGCCCTCGGCCTGCGCGCCGGGATCGGCGGCGCGCTGTTCCTGCTCTCCGACACCCTCATCGCGTCGGGTGTCGCCGAGTGGCCCCAGCTGCCCCGCCCGGACTTCTGGATCATGGCCACCTACCTGGCCGCCCAGTACCTGCTGGCCACTGGTTCGACCGATCGGGAAGCAGGCGTACGGTAG
- a CDS encoding sterol desaturase family protein, whose product MPNLPDVVLWSIPAFVLLTVIEVVSYRLHPDEDAAGYDTKDAATSITMGLGSIGFDLLWKIPVVAVFTAVYELTPLRVPFLWWTALLMLLVQDFLYYWQHRLHHVIRILWACHVVHHSSKRFNLTTALRQPWTSATTWWFYLPMVALGVHPAAIPFCYGLNLLYQFWVHTERIGKLPRPYEYVFNTPSHHRVHHASQGGYLDRNFGGILILWDRMFGSWVGETDKPVYGLTKNIGTHNPLRVATHEYAAIARDVRAAGTWSERAGRVFRGPGWQPAPAGQTAAPAPAPAVEPAAPAPAVEAPAAPASETRAAAPAETRPSVQETTA is encoded by the coding sequence ATGCCGAACCTGCCCGATGTCGTGCTGTGGTCCATACCTGCCTTTGTGCTGCTCACCGTCATCGAGGTGGTGAGCTACCGGCTCCATCCGGACGAGGATGCCGCCGGCTACGACACCAAGGACGCCGCCACGAGCATCACCATGGGGCTCGGCAGCATCGGGTTCGACCTGCTCTGGAAGATCCCGGTCGTGGCGGTCTTCACCGCGGTCTACGAACTGACCCCGCTGCGGGTGCCGTTCCTGTGGTGGACCGCCCTGCTGATGCTGCTCGTCCAGGACTTCCTGTACTACTGGCAGCACCGCCTCCACCACGTCATCCGCATCCTGTGGGCCTGCCACGTGGTCCACCACAGCAGCAAGCGGTTCAACCTCACCACCGCCCTGCGCCAGCCCTGGACCAGCGCCACCACCTGGTGGTTCTACCTGCCCATGGTGGCCCTCGGCGTGCACCCGGCGGCGATCCCGTTCTGCTACGGACTCAATCTGCTCTACCAGTTCTGGGTCCACACCGAGCGCATCGGGAAGCTCCCGCGTCCCTACGAGTACGTCTTCAACACCCCCTCCCACCACCGCGTCCACCACGCTTCGCAGGGCGGCTACCTGGACCGCAACTTCGGCGGCATCCTGATCCTCTGGGACCGGATGTTCGGGTCCTGGGTGGGGGAGACCGACAAGCCCGTCTACGGGCTCACCAAGAACATCGGCACCCACAACCCGCTGCGCGTGGCCACCCACGAGTACGCCGCCATCGCCCGCGACGTGCGTGCCGCCGGGACCTGGAGCGAGCGCGCCGGCAGGGTCTTCCGCGGCCCCGGCTGGCAGCCGGCACCGGCCGGGCAGACCGCCGCCCCGGCCCCGGCCCCGGCCGTCGAACCCGCCGCCCCGGCCCCGGCCGTCGAAGCCCCGGCCGCCCCCGCCTCCGAGACCCGCGCCGCCGCACCCGCCGAGACCCGGCCCTCCGTGCAGGAGACCACCGCGTGA